A stretch of Clostridium formicaceticum DNA encodes these proteins:
- a CDS encoding DUF2809 domain-containing protein, whose product MNSFLNRFIHSSRKESLTTAMKRNRCIYLILIVLVIILGLGSRSGFGPKWIHLYVGDVLWALMLFFIVGLVFKEKNTYWVAVTAVSIAFLVEFSQLYQATWINAIRHTKIGGLVLGFGFLWTDLLSYTIGISIGVLLEKKVFTYSHIS is encoded by the coding sequence ATGAATAGCTTTTTAAATAGGTTTATTCATAGCTCTAGAAAGGAGAGTTTAACAACGGCTATGAAACGTAATAGGTGTATATATTTAATTTTAATTGTACTAGTAATTATTTTGGGCTTAGGTTCAAGGTCAGGTTTTGGGCCAAAATGGATACATCTTTATGTAGGCGATGTTTTATGGGCCCTTATGCTTTTCTTTATTGTTGGGCTTGTGTTTAAAGAAAAAAATACCTACTGGGTGGCAGTGACTGCCGTTTCTATTGCCTTTTTAGTGGAGTTTAGTCAATTGTACCAAGCAACATGGATCAATGCTATAAGACATACAAAAATTGGTGGATTAGTTTTAGGCTTTGGTTTTTTATGGACTGACTTACTTTCATATACGATAGGAATTAGTATAGGTGTTCTATTAGAAAAAAAGGTGTTCACTTATTCTCATATTTCTTAA
- the yqeC gene encoding selenium cofactor biosynthesis protein YqeC codes for MKEKGDLVELSSYVGLKEKDIVSVVGAGGKTSLLFQLAQDIKNNNGKTLLTTTTKIYLPQKEVYDFLCIGENEFSKYAKINEKVVHVYGAGVNAENKLLGLKERQLDKLVMYFDYVLIEADGAKEKQIKGWDNHEPVVYGRTTKTIGVVDIQTLGMRICKNNVHRSERFCEITHSREGESITLEHLFNVIIHPQGLFKGAKGEKILFINKAEDVYYLDKAVQLKNKIDRCCPKALDRIIIGSIKNNLYYV; via the coding sequence ATGAAAGAAAAGGGTGATCTTGTGGAACTATCTAGTTATGTTGGGCTAAAAGAAAAAGATATTGTATCCGTTGTAGGAGCAGGGGGAAAAACATCTCTTCTATTTCAATTAGCACAAGATATTAAAAATAATAATGGTAAAACCTTATTGACAACCACAACAAAAATTTATCTTCCACAAAAAGAAGTATATGATTTTTTATGTATAGGTGAAAATGAATTTTCTAAATATGCAAAGATAAATGAAAAAGTGGTTCATGTTTACGGGGCAGGAGTAAACGCAGAAAATAAACTACTTGGACTGAAAGAAAGACAATTAGATAAGCTAGTAATGTATTTTGATTATGTATTAATAGAAGCAGATGGCGCTAAAGAAAAGCAAATCAAAGGATGGGACAACCATGAACCTGTTGTATATGGGAGAACTACAAAAACAATAGGTGTTGTAGATATTCAAACACTTGGCATGAGAATATGTAAAAATAATGTTCATAGGAGTGAGAGGTTTTGTGAAATTACCCATTCACGAGAAGGAGAAAGTATAACACTTGAGCATTTATTTAATGTTATTATTCATCCGCAGGGGTTATTTAAGGGCGCCAAAGGTGAAAAAATATTATTTATTAATAAAGCTGAAGATGTATATTATTTAGATAAAGCAGTACAATTAAAAAATAAGATAGATAGGTGTTGTCCAAAGGCTTTAGATAGAATTATTATTGGAAGTATTAAAAATAATTTATACTATGTGTAA
- a CDS encoding carboxymuconolactone decarboxylase family protein: MNDYFDNLDIIEKNLKYFTENHGEIYAAYERFGKLIHVEGGPLDEKTRWLIKVALSTNSQYEYALRTHILKALKAGCTKEEIEHAILLVAPTCGFPRMMQGLLILRHILKQQK; this comes from the coding sequence ATGAATGATTATTTTGATAACCTAGACATTATTGAAAAGAATCTTAAATACTTCACTGAAAATCATGGTGAAATCTATGCTGCTTATGAAAGGTTTGGAAAACTAATTCATGTAGAGGGTGGTCCTTTAGATGAAAAAACGCGTTGGCTTATTAAAGTAGCTCTGTCTACTAACTCTCAATATGAATATGCTTTAAGAACCCATATTCTTAAAGCTTTAAAAGCTGGCTGCACTAAGGAAGAGATAGAACACGCTATACTCTTGGTGGCGCCCACATGTGGATTTCCTAGAATGATGCAAGGCTTACTTATATTAAGGCATATTCTAAAACAGCAAAAGTAA
- a CDS encoding DUF4181 domain-containing protein yields MFLTKLFILLLILFIVFHLIEKALRKFFGIGKRNGILYKYVNKFHKIGERSIMLVFFISFTFVSFALPTLHSIQPTNIMVIYFGTLFSFRTFIEWKYARKSKEYIISGAATVMYIVSILIFNKFNIPIVNFLRS; encoded by the coding sequence ATGTTTTTAACAAAACTATTTATTTTGTTGCTGATTCTTTTTATTGTTTTTCACCTAATTGAAAAAGCACTGAGGAAATTCTTTGGTATAGGGAAGCGAAATGGTATATTGTATAAATATGTAAATAAGTTTCATAAAATAGGAGAAAGAAGCATCATGCTTGTTTTCTTTATTAGCTTTACTTTTGTATCTTTCGCATTGCCCACCTTACATTCTATTCAACCTACAAACATAATGGTCATTTACTTTGGGACTTTATTTAGTTTTCGAACATTCATAGAATGGAAATATGCTAGGAAGTCCAAAGAATATATTATAAGTGGTGCAGCTACAGTTATGTATATTGTATCAATTTTGATATTTAACAAATTTAACATTCCTATAGTTAATTTTTTACGCAGTTAA
- a CDS encoding molybdopterin-binding protein: protein MKKIPVQDAIGSILCHDITQIIPGVIKDRAFKKGHIISEEDIPMLLSLGKDHIYVWEKREGLLHEDEAAQRLRKLATGEGLIFSEVKEGKINFIAEGDGLLKINRALLYKLNLIEEIILATLHNNHPVKKGQKVGGVRIIPLLIEEEKIKKAEELIGKEKIMKVAPFIPIKVGIITTGNEVYYGRIKDAFGPVIRKKVEAYDCEVLGQMIVPDDPEKIRSGIERWIDEGAEMVICTGGMSVDPDDVTPTAIKKAGAAIVTYGVPVLPGAMFLLAYKGNIPVLGLPACAMYSKITVFDLMLPRILIKDKITYEDIVAYGHGGFCMECEECRFPDCTFGKGV, encoded by the coding sequence ATGAAAAAAATACCGGTACAAGATGCAATTGGTTCAATTTTATGTCATGATATTACACAAATCATTCCAGGTGTTATTAAAGATAGGGCATTTAAAAAAGGACATATTATTTCAGAAGAAGATATACCTATGCTGCTTTCTTTAGGAAAAGATCATATTTATGTATGGGAGAAAAGAGAAGGTCTTTTACATGAAGACGAAGCAGCTCAGCGACTAAGAAAATTAGCTACTGGAGAAGGACTCATATTTAGTGAAGTAAAAGAAGGGAAAATTAATTTTATTGCAGAGGGTGACGGCCTTTTAAAAATCAACAGGGCATTGCTTTATAAACTCAACTTGATAGAAGAAATTATTTTGGCTACACTTCACAATAATCACCCCGTTAAGAAGGGGCAAAAAGTGGGTGGTGTAAGAATCATTCCTCTTTTAATAGAGGAAGAAAAAATAAAAAAAGCAGAAGAACTCATTGGAAAAGAAAAGATTATGAAAGTTGCCCCTTTCATACCAATAAAGGTAGGAATTATTACTACAGGAAATGAAGTTTATTACGGGAGAATCAAAGATGCTTTTGGACCTGTGATTCGAAAAAAGGTGGAAGCCTATGACTGTGAAGTACTTGGACAAATGATTGTGCCTGACGATCCAGAAAAAATAAGAAGTGGTATCGAAAGATGGATTGATGAAGGCGCTGAGATGGTCATTTGTACTGGAGGAATGTCTGTAGATCCAGATGATGTTACGCCAACAGCTATTAAGAAAGCAGGAGCAGCCATTGTAACCTATGGTGTGCCGGTACTGCCAGGGGCTATGTTTTTATTGGCATACAAAGGGAATATACCTGTCTTGGGATTGCCAGCTTGCGCTATGTATTCAAAAATAACGGTATTTGACTTAATGCTTCCTAGAATATTAATAAAGGATAAAATTACCTATGAAGATATTGTTGCATATGGTCATGGGGGATTTTGTATGGAGTGTGAAGAATGTAGATTTCCAGACTGCACTTTTGGAAAAGGTGTATAG
- a CDS encoding (2Fe-2S)-binding protein, with translation MQIEIILNDKRVALDVKSDEFLADTLRNHGIFSIRKGCDTTCCGLCTVWIEEKPVLSCATLSIRTNGKNITTMEGLQKEAEEFAQVLVAEGADQCGFCSPGFVMTVLAMKRELKNPTEEEIVHYLTGNLCRCTGYLGQLRAIKKYLEVV, from the coding sequence ATGCAAATAGAGATCATCTTAAACGATAAAAGAGTAGCTTTAGATGTGAAAAGTGATGAATTCTTAGCAGATACTTTAAGAAACCATGGTATTTTTAGCATAAGAAAAGGCTGCGATACCACATGTTGTGGACTTTGTACTGTATGGATTGAAGAAAAACCTGTGTTATCTTGTGCAACACTTTCCATCAGAACCAATGGTAAAAACATCACTACGATGGAGGGACTTCAAAAGGAAGCAGAAGAATTTGCACAGGTGCTTGTGGCAGAAGGTGCAGACCAGTGTGGCTTCTGTAGTCCAGGCTTTGTTATGACGGTACTGGCAATGAAGAGGGAACTTAAAAATCCTACAGAGGAAGAAATTGTTCACTATTTAACTGGAAATTTGTGTAGATGTACAGGCTATTTGGGGCAACTTAGAGCAATAAAAAAATATTTGGAGGTGGTCTAG
- a CDS encoding FAD binding domain-containing protein has protein sequence MFTVKEFLQPKTIEEAYNTLVSNRNNTVIGGSAFLRMGSKKIGTAIDLSKLELNVIKDQGDYIEIGTYTTFRELETNPLLMNHFNGTLSKSVRNIIGVQFRNIVTVGASVFSKYGFSDLITILLALDTEVELYKAGRMSLYDFLQRSYEKDILTSLFIKKNQRQASYQDLRNSVSDYPILNVAVSRLDHQWRIAVGARPQKATIARRASEELSNALNLDDLEHYANMTAEELTFGTNERGTAKYRQAMCKVLVKRGIMEVLQCK, from the coding sequence ATGTTTACGGTAAAAGAATTCCTACAACCAAAAACAATTGAAGAAGCTTATAACACACTTGTAAGCAACAGGAATAATACAGTAATAGGCGGCAGCGCCTTTTTAAGAATGGGTTCAAAGAAAATTGGTACAGCAATAGATTTATCTAAGCTGGAACTAAACGTTATAAAAGATCAGGGTGACTATATTGAGATTGGAACATATACAACCTTCAGAGAACTTGAAACCAATCCATTGTTAATGAATCATTTTAATGGTACACTTTCTAAATCAGTAAGGAACATTATTGGTGTTCAATTTAGAAACATTGTTACAGTGGGTGCTTCGGTTTTTTCAAAATATGGGTTTTCAGATTTAATAACAATATTATTAGCTTTAGATACAGAGGTGGAATTATATAAAGCCGGAAGAATGTCCTTATATGATTTTTTACAAAGATCTTACGAGAAGGATATCTTAACCAGCTTATTTATAAAGAAAAATCAAAGACAGGCCTCCTACCAGGATTTAAGAAATTCCGTAAGTGATTATCCTATATTAAATGTGGCGGTTTCAAGACTTGATCATCAGTGGAGGATTGCAGTGGGGGCAAGACCACAAAAAGCTACTATTGCTAGAAGGGCTTCAGAAGAGCTTTCCAACGCTTTGAATCTTGATGATCTGGAACATTATGCAAACATGACTGCTGAAGAATTAACTTTTGGAACCAATGAGAGGGGTACAGCGAAATATCGGCAAGCAATGTGTAAGGTATTGGTTAAGAGGGGAATTATGGAGGTATTACAATGCAAATAG
- the mocA gene encoding molybdenum cofactor cytidylyltransferase: MMISAIIMASGYSRRMKRDKLFLEYKGETLIQQTIDKVLQCDFSQIILVAREREILQLGRKSGISVVENKNADRGMSESIKLGVAYADDCDGYMFFTVDQPLLNTSIIHKLLQFFWQDKTYIVVPHYEGRRGSPVIFPKKFKQELMALEGDVGGKVIINKYLDEARFVEIDDEKSLFDVDTQEDYEKILQAGGIGYDV, from the coding sequence ATGATGATTAGTGCTATTATAATGGCATCAGGTTACTCGAGACGAATGAAGAGGGACAAACTCTTTCTAGAGTATAAAGGAGAAACACTGATTCAACAAACAATTGATAAGGTTTTACAGTGCGATTTTTCACAGATCATTTTAGTGGCTAGAGAAAGAGAAATTTTACAACTGGGGAGAAAAAGTGGAATAAGCGTAGTGGAAAATAAAAATGCAGATAGAGGGATGAGTGAATCGATTAAGTTAGGCGTAGCCTATGCTGATGATTGTGATGGTTATATGTTTTTCACAGTAGATCAACCTTTATTAAATACCAGCATAATTCATAAGCTATTGCAATTCTTTTGGCAAGACAAAACTTATATTGTTGTTCCACATTATGAAGGAAGAAGAGGTAGCCCTGTTATATTTCCTAAAAAGTTTAAGCAAGAGCTTATGGCGTTAGAAGGGGATGTAGGTGGTAAAGTCATTATAAATAAATATTTAGATGAGGCACGTTTTGTAGAAATTGATGATGAAAAAAGCTTATTTGATGTTGATACACAGGAAGACTATGAAAAAATATTACAAGCAGGTGGCATAGGATATGATGTTTGA
- a CDS encoding xanthine dehydrogenase family protein molybdopterin-binding subunit has translation MNFVGKSIPKIDGMAIATGKPVYTEDMVPPNALVVKLLRSPHAFARIKSIDTSKAENLEGVACILTYKDVPGDRFTLAGQSYPEPSPHDRLILEEIVRYVGDEVAIIAAVDEETAKKAMKLIKVDYEVFEPVLDFEKAIDHPSIVHPETDLYCNFDIGMQKERNIASSQKVEVGDVEKELQKCDVVVEETCYTQAQAHGMMETYRAFSYLDHTNRLVVVSSTQIPFHVRRQLSKALKMPASKIRVIKPRIGGGFGGKQTGAVEVFAAIVTQTTGKPAKIIYDRKETFIATNSRHAMRLKVRLGADREGYIKVVDIQSLSDTGAYGEHASTTFGVVGQKTLPLYNKTKAVRFMGNVVYTNKMSAGAFRGYGATQGTFALETAVNKLAEALKMDPTEIRLKNLIKEGETSLVSDGVKLGSSTLHKCIARGREMIGWKDKYPRQKIGDNKVRALGMAVTMQGSGIANIDTASAEIRLNDDGNYTLLIGSTDMGTGSDTILTQMAAEVLETSIDKIIVNAADTDISPYDPGSYASSTTYVTGMAVVKAAEDLKKQIIESGAGILEVSTDKVEFDGQKIVTFDGDKEVSLEKIAELQVLGFGGKRQLVGNATYGSSVSPPPFVAGFAEVEVDKETGKVKLIDYVAVIDCGTVINPNLATMQAEGGLVQGIGLAMYEDVRYDENGRMTTNSFMQYKIPTRKDIGNIRIAFEESFEPTGPFGAKSIGEVVINTPAPAIIDAVYNAVGVRLTNLPITPEKVFLAMEEN, from the coding sequence ATGAACTTTGTGGGTAAGAGCATACCTAAAATAGATGGAATGGCCATTGCTACAGGCAAACCTGTTTATACAGAAGATATGGTACCTCCAAATGCGTTAGTTGTAAAGCTGCTTAGAAGCCCCCATGCTTTTGCTAGAATTAAGTCTATAGACACCTCAAAAGCTGAAAATCTAGAGGGTGTAGCATGTATCCTCACCTATAAGGATGTACCTGGTGATAGATTTACTCTAGCAGGACAGTCTTACCCAGAACCGTCTCCCCATGACCGATTAATTTTAGAGGAAATAGTAAGGTACGTGGGAGATGAAGTGGCAATTATTGCAGCCGTAGATGAAGAAACAGCTAAAAAAGCGATGAAATTAATAAAGGTTGATTACGAAGTGTTTGAACCTGTTTTAGATTTTGAGAAAGCCATAGACCATCCTTCCATCGTACATCCAGAAACAGACTTGTACTGTAATTTCGATATAGGTATGCAGAAGGAAAGGAATATCGCCTCTTCCCAAAAGGTAGAGGTTGGCGATGTTGAAAAAGAACTGCAAAAATGTGATGTAGTAGTGGAAGAGACCTGCTACACACAAGCTCAAGCCCACGGTATGATGGAGACCTATCGGGCTTTTAGTTACCTTGATCATACAAACAGACTTGTGGTTGTTAGTTCAACTCAGATTCCTTTTCATGTGAGAAGACAATTATCGAAGGCTTTAAAGATGCCTGCCAGCAAAATCAGGGTAATCAAACCCAGAATAGGTGGAGGCTTTGGAGGTAAACAGACAGGGGCAGTAGAGGTCTTTGCAGCAATAGTTACACAAACTACTGGAAAGCCAGCTAAAATTATTTATGATAGAAAAGAAACTTTTATTGCAACGAATAGTCGCCATGCAATGAGGCTAAAGGTAAGGCTGGGAGCCGATCGAGAAGGTTATATTAAGGTAGTGGATATTCAGAGTTTGTCGGATACAGGGGCTTATGGGGAACATGCTTCTACCACCTTTGGGGTTGTAGGTCAGAAAACCCTCCCTCTTTATAACAAGACAAAGGCTGTTCGATTTATGGGAAACGTAGTTTATACCAATAAGATGTCAGCAGGAGCCTTTAGAGGCTATGGAGCTACCCAAGGAACCTTCGCCTTGGAAACAGCTGTCAACAAGCTGGCCGAAGCATTAAAGATGGATCCTACGGAGATTCGATTAAAGAATCTAATTAAAGAAGGTGAGACCTCCTTAGTATCTGACGGAGTAAAACTGGGGAGTTCAACCCTGCATAAATGTATAGCAAGAGGTAGGGAAATGATCGGCTGGAAGGATAAGTACCCGAGACAAAAAATTGGGGACAATAAGGTGAGAGCTTTAGGAATGGCAGTAACGATGCAGGGGTCAGGGATTGCTAATATAGATACAGCATCGGCTGAGATTCGATTAAATGATGATGGAAACTATACCCTTCTAATAGGGTCCACGGATATGGGAACAGGCAGCGATACCATATTAACTCAAATGGCTGCAGAGGTACTAGAAACATCCATAGATAAGATTATTGTAAATGCCGCAGATACGGATATCTCTCCCTATGATCCAGGCTCCTACGCTTCTAGCACGACTTACGTGACGGGGATGGCGGTTGTAAAAGCTGCTGAAGATTTAAAAAAGCAGATTATCGAAAGTGGAGCAGGGATATTAGAGGTTTCGACAGATAAAGTGGAGTTTGACGGACAAAAAATAGTGACATTTGATGGAGATAAAGAAGTCAGTTTAGAAAAAATTGCAGAACTTCAGGTTTTAGGTTTTGGCGGTAAGCGGCAGCTGGTGGGTAATGCAACCTACGGCAGCTCAGTATCTCCCCCACCCTTCGTAGCTGGATTTGCAGAGGTGGAAGTTGACAAAGAAACAGGTAAGGTCAAATTAATAGATTATGTAGCTGTCATCGACTGTGGTACAGTAATTAATCCGAATCTAGCAACAATGCAGGCTGAAGGTGGACTTGTTCAAGGGATTGGCTTAGCGATGTATGAAGACGTAAGGTATGACGAAAATGGTAGAATGACGACAAACAGCTTTATGCAATATAAAATTCCAACCAGAAAAGATATTGGAAATATCCGGATAGCCTTTGAAGAAAGCTTTGAACCAACAGGACCCTTTGGTGCAAAATCAATAGGCGAGGTTGTTATCAATACACCAGCACCGGCAATTATTGATGCGGTTTATAACGCAGTAGGGGTGAGGTTAACGAATCTTCCAATAACGCCTGAAAAAGTATTTTTAGCAATGGAGGAAAATTAA
- a CDS encoding threonine aldolase family protein, translating to MYSFKNDYSEGTHPRILNALIASNLEQTEGYGKDRYTIQAIELLKHKIKYSNIDIHFFSGGTQTNLTSISAFLKPHEAVIAANTAHILVHETGAIEATGHKVISIEVNDGKLNSHHIKSSLDAHTDEHMVKPKLVYISNPTEVGSIYTKAELEQISSFCRENNLILFIDGARLGSALCSDENDLELADLAKLSDAFYIGGTKNGALMGEALVICKDRLKEDFRFHIKQKGALMAKGRILSMQFLELFKDDLYFNLARHANKMANLLSKEISSMGYKFLIHSPSNQIFPILPNRIIEELEKKYAFYVWSKIDHDNSSIRLVTSWATKEDAVEAFIEDLKNLTISSPNIFSLL from the coding sequence ATGTACAGTTTTAAAAATGATTATAGCGAAGGAACTCATCCCAGAATATTAAATGCACTGATAGCGTCTAACCTAGAACAAACTGAGGGTTATGGAAAAGACCGTTACACCATACAAGCAATTGAACTTTTAAAACACAAGATTAAATACAGCAATATTGATATTCATTTTTTCTCAGGCGGTACCCAGACCAATCTTACTTCAATTTCAGCTTTTTTAAAACCTCATGAAGCTGTAATTGCAGCAAATACAGCACATATCCTTGTACATGAAACAGGAGCCATCGAGGCTACAGGTCACAAAGTAATCTCTATTGAAGTAAATGATGGGAAGCTTAATTCTCACCATATAAAATCTTCCCTCGATGCCCATACCGATGAGCACATGGTAAAACCTAAGCTTGTTTACATATCAAACCCAACAGAAGTGGGTTCAATATATACAAAAGCTGAGCTTGAGCAGATAAGTAGTTTCTGTAGAGAAAACAATCTAATCCTGTTTATCGACGGCGCAAGACTGGGATCTGCTTTGTGCTCAGATGAAAATGATCTCGAGCTCGCAGACTTAGCCAAATTATCTGATGCTTTTTATATCGGCGGAACAAAGAATGGAGCATTGATGGGGGAAGCGTTGGTGATCTGCAAAGACAGGTTAAAGGAAGATTTTAGATTCCATATAAAACAGAAAGGGGCACTAATGGCTAAAGGGAGAATCCTCAGTATGCAATTTCTTGAACTCTTTAAAGACGACCTTTATTTTAACCTTGCGAGACATGCCAACAAAATGGCCAACCTACTCAGTAAGGAAATTAGCTCCATGGGGTACAAATTTTTGATTCACTCACCATCAAATCAAATATTCCCAATTCTTCCGAATCGAATCATTGAAGAACTTGAAAAAAAATATGCATTCTACGTATGGTCAAAAATTGATCATGATAACTCCTCAATCCGCCTTGTAACCTCCTGGGCTACAAAAGAAGATGCTGTTGAAGCTTTTATTGAAGATTTAAAAAATCTTACTATATCATCTCCAAATATTTTTTCATTACTCTAA
- a CDS encoding uracil-xanthine permease family protein: protein MLNSKDNNPNLDAKYDVDGKPPLKEAIPLGLQHVLAMFAGNVTVPLIIAGALGLTMGERTFLIQCAMLVAGITTLIQANRIGPVGANLPIVMGTSFGFVPTSIAIGNQFGLSGILGAAFVGGFFEAILGFFLKPLRKYFPPIVTGTVLLTIGLSLLPTGINYFAGGVGAPDFGSLQNLALGSLVLVTIIFFNQYFKGILRMAAILIGIIVGYVAAIFMGKVDFASVAEAAWFSIPTPMAYGMTFHGSAIIAMLILYVVTTVETVGDISGITVGGAGREATDQELSGGVIADGLASSFAALFNAFPNTSFSQNVGIVSLTGIMSRYVVSVGAIFLILAGLVPKLGAILAVMPQSVLGGAAVVMFAMIATSGIVLVAKDDLSQRNLLIVAVALGLGLGLGSVPEALQHFPESVSLIFSGSGMVVSCIIALVLNIILPKEKQSAVQKAAAKNGRVITKSEATSA, encoded by the coding sequence ATGTTAAATAGTAAGGATAACAATCCAAATCTTGATGCAAAGTATGATGTAGACGGTAAGCCACCTTTAAAAGAAGCGATTCCTCTTGGCTTACAACACGTATTGGCTATGTTTGCTGGTAATGTTACTGTGCCATTAATCATAGCAGGTGCTCTTGGGTTAACAATGGGGGAAAGAACCTTCTTAATTCAGTGTGCCATGCTGGTAGCAGGGATTACTACCCTTATTCAGGCGAATCGTATCGGCCCGGTAGGTGCTAATCTACCGATTGTTATGGGCACCAGCTTTGGCTTTGTTCCCACTTCTATAGCAATTGGCAATCAGTTTGGTTTATCAGGCATATTAGGTGCCGCTTTTGTGGGTGGATTTTTCGAAGCGATCTTAGGTTTTTTTCTAAAGCCTTTACGTAAGTATTTTCCACCGATTGTTACTGGTACTGTATTGCTTACGATTGGTTTATCGTTATTACCTACAGGAATTAACTATTTTGCTGGTGGCGTTGGAGCGCCAGACTTTGGTTCTTTGCAAAATTTAGCACTAGGAAGTTTAGTATTGGTGACAATTATATTCTTTAACCAATATTTTAAAGGAATTTTGAGAATGGCAGCCATTTTAATAGGTATCATAGTAGGTTATGTAGCCGCTATTTTCATGGGTAAAGTTGACTTTGCTTCTGTGGCTGAGGCTGCTTGGTTTTCTATTCCAACACCTATGGCTTATGGAATGACCTTTCACGGATCAGCGATTATCGCAATGCTTATTTTATATGTAGTAACAACGGTTGAAACAGTAGGTGATATTTCAGGTATTACAGTTGGCGGTGCTGGAAGAGAAGCTACAGACCAGGAGCTTTCAGGTGGGGTGATTGCTGATGGATTAGCCAGTAGTTTTGCAGCTCTCTTTAATGCATTTCCTAATACTTCTTTTAGTCAGAATGTTGGTATTGTATCCTTAACTGGAATTATGAGCAGATATGTAGTTAGTGTAGGTGCTATTTTCTTAATTTTGGCAGGGTTAGTTCCTAAATTAGGCGCTATACTTGCGGTGATGCCTCAAAGTGTTTTAGGAGGAGCAGCTGTTGTAATGTTTGCTATGATTGCAACCTCTGGAATTGTACTGGTGGCAAAAGATGATTTAAGTCAGAGAAATTTATTAATTGTTGCTGTTGCTTTAGGTTTGGGTTTGGGGTTAGGATCAGTTCCTGAAGCATTACAACATTTTCCAGAATCAGTAAGTCTTATTTTCTCAGGTTCTGGTATGGTGGTTTCTTGTATCATAGCTTTAGTTTTAAATATTATTCTGCCTAAAGAGAAGCAGAGCGCTGTTCAAAAGGCTGCTGCTAAAAATGGCAGAGTAATTACAAAGAGTGAAGCAACCAGTGCATAA